The following coding sequences are from one Caballeronia sp. SBC1 window:
- a CDS encoding MSMEG_0569 family flavin-dependent oxidoreductase translates to MSQTSGNATHASVIVVGGGQAGLSVSYYLKQAGIDHLVLEKNTVTHTWRTQRWDAFCLVTPNWQCALPGYPYTGDDPHGFMKKDEIIEYLDGFIRTVDAPVVEHVEVQRVTRNSEGGFGVSTDQGRFTADQVVVASGGYHTPIVPRMAERLPRSIKQIQSSEYRNPQALPEGAVLVVGSGQSGAQIAEDLHLAGRKVILAVGEAPRCARFYRGRDVVDWLADMKYYDMPVDQHPLREGVRDNTNHYVTGRDGGRDIDFRKFAAEGMELYGRLQDLQDGVLHFAPNLRENLDSADKTFNGINAGIDAYIEKNGIEAPPGSRYEPVWSPAEERTTLDLQASGIGSIVWCIGFTPDFSWLDAPIFNGCGYPAHTRGLTPLDGLYFVGLPWLHTWGSGRFSGVARDAAHVVERIRACREAKAPARDEATV, encoded by the coding sequence ATGTCGCAAACATCGGGCAACGCGACGCACGCCAGCGTCATTGTGGTGGGTGGCGGTCAGGCAGGATTGTCTGTCAGCTATTACCTGAAGCAAGCGGGTATCGATCATCTCGTGCTGGAAAAAAACACGGTGACGCATACGTGGCGCACGCAACGCTGGGATGCGTTTTGCCTGGTCACGCCGAACTGGCAATGTGCACTGCCCGGCTACCCCTACACCGGCGACGATCCGCATGGCTTCATGAAGAAGGACGAGATCATCGAGTATCTCGATGGCTTCATCAGGACGGTCGATGCGCCGGTGGTCGAGCACGTGGAGGTGCAGCGGGTCACACGTAATAGCGAAGGCGGCTTCGGTGTATCCACCGATCAGGGGCGGTTCACGGCGGACCAGGTCGTGGTAGCGTCAGGCGGTTATCACACGCCAATCGTGCCACGCATGGCAGAACGCCTGCCGCGTTCCATTAAACAAATCCAGTCGTCGGAATATCGCAACCCGCAGGCTTTGCCCGAAGGCGCGGTACTAGTGGTCGGATCGGGCCAATCGGGCGCGCAGATCGCGGAAGACCTGCATCTGGCCGGACGCAAGGTAATTCTCGCCGTAGGCGAAGCGCCGCGTTGCGCGCGCTTTTACAGAGGACGCGACGTGGTCGACTGGCTCGCTGACATGAAGTATTACGACATGCCGGTCGATCAGCATCCACTGCGTGAAGGCGTACGCGACAACACCAATCACTATGTGACCGGGCGTGATGGTGGCCGTGATATTGATTTTCGCAAGTTCGCGGCCGAGGGCATGGAACTGTACGGGCGGCTTCAGGATCTGCAGGACGGTGTACTTCATTTCGCCCCCAACCTGAGGGAGAATCTCGACAGCGCGGACAAGACCTTCAACGGCATCAACGCGGGAATCGATGCGTACATTGAAAAGAATGGAATCGAAGCCCCGCCAGGATCGCGCTATGAGCCCGTTTGGTCGCCTGCGGAAGAACGCACCACGCTCGATCTGCAAGCGAGCGGAATAGGCTCGATCGTGTGGTGCATCGGCTTCACGCCGGACTTTAGCTGGCTCGATGCGCCAATTTTCAACGGCTGCGGTTATCCTGCGCACACGCGTGGCCTGACCCCGCTGGACGGTCTCTATTTTGTCGGCTTGCCGTGGCTGCATACGTGGGGATCGGGCCGCTTTTCTGGCGTTGCCCGGGACGCCGCGCATGTTGTGGAGAGGATCCGCGCGTGCCGGGAAGCGAAAGCGCCGGCGCGCGATGAAGCGACCGTCTGA
- a CDS encoding aspartate/glutamate racemase family protein, with the protein MRTIGMIGGMSWESTTEYYRLINRDVRTRLGGLNSAQVLLHSVNFAPIEQLQRDGQWNIAGIRLADAARHLEAGGAHCIVLCTNTMHLVAPQIAAAVSVPFLHIVDPTGIEARKRGIRKVGFIGTAFSMRESFFRDRLQERHGISTLLPEPAEQAVIHDIIYRELCLGIVNDDSRKLYRDVLHGLAARGAEAIVLGCTEIMLLVNEADSPVPLLDTTALHARAAVDFSLAQA; encoded by the coding sequence ATGCGAACTATTGGCATGATCGGCGGGATGAGCTGGGAGTCGACCACTGAATATTATCGGCTGATCAACCGCGACGTGCGTACGCGGCTTGGCGGCCTGAACTCCGCGCAAGTCCTGCTGCATAGCGTGAATTTCGCGCCGATCGAACAGCTTCAACGCGACGGACAATGGAACATCGCGGGCATCCGGCTGGCCGACGCCGCGCGTCATCTTGAAGCGGGCGGCGCGCATTGCATCGTGCTCTGCACGAACACCATGCATCTCGTCGCGCCGCAAATTGCCGCAGCGGTGTCCGTGCCGTTCCTTCATATCGTCGATCCGACGGGGATCGAGGCGCGAAAGCGCGGCATACGCAAGGTCGGTTTTATCGGCACGGCGTTTTCGATGCGTGAGAGTTTTTTCCGCGACCGGCTGCAGGAGCGGCATGGCATCTCGACGCTTCTGCCCGAGCCCGCCGAGCAAGCGGTGATTCACGACATCATCTATCGCGAGCTGTGTCTCGGGATCGTCAACGACGATTCACGCAAGCTGTATCGCGATGTCCTTCACGGACTGGCGGCGCGGGGCGCGGAAGCAATCGTGCTGGGATGCACCGAGATCATGCTGCTGGTGAACGAAGCCGACAGCCCCGTGCCGCTGCTCGACACCACCGCGCTTCACGCTCGCGCCGCCGTTGATTTCTCGTTGGCGCAAGCATGA
- a CDS encoding MSMEG_0565 family glycosyltransferase — translation MTSTAAPRLMRIALTTHSVNPRGGVVHALELASALVDEGHDVTLFAPAAAGESLFREPPCRVILATIEGPQHNTVALVDARLRALKACIKACDPRSFDVLHAQDSISGNALAELAAEAEIAGFVRTVHHLDHFDNPRLAAWQTRAWRDADRVLCVSEVWTREMREKYGITAATVPNGVDLKRYSTQRTHHDERLRQRLGIDGSGPVVLAVGGIEARKNTLRLLDAFAELVKHHPHACLVIAGGASLLDHDAYARAFMDRVAGFKLSQAVSVTGPLDDADMPALFRCADVLAMVSLREGFGLVVLEALACGTPVVASNIAPFTEYLDNSLCCWATPTDPASIADALERVIDGRHPTDFNHAVPALLDRMSWQASARKHLDIYSALLASRSLPTL, via the coding sequence ATGACCTCCACTGCGGCGCCTCGTTTAATGCGGATTGCCCTCACCACGCACTCGGTGAATCCGCGCGGTGGTGTGGTGCACGCGCTGGAACTCGCGAGCGCGCTTGTTGACGAAGGCCACGACGTGACGCTCTTCGCGCCGGCAGCGGCCGGAGAATCGCTCTTCCGGGAGCCGCCATGCCGCGTGATTCTCGCTACCATCGAAGGCCCGCAACACAACACAGTCGCACTCGTCGACGCGCGGCTGCGCGCGCTCAAAGCCTGCATCAAAGCCTGCGATCCACGAAGTTTCGACGTGCTGCACGCGCAAGACAGCATCAGCGGAAACGCGCTTGCCGAGTTGGCCGCTGAAGCTGAAATAGCAGGTTTTGTACGGACCGTTCATCACCTGGATCACTTCGACAACCCGCGCCTCGCCGCCTGGCAAACCCGTGCATGGCGGGATGCAGACCGTGTGCTGTGCGTGAGTGAAGTATGGACGCGCGAGATGCGCGAAAAGTACGGGATAACAGCAGCGACGGTGCCGAACGGCGTCGATCTTAAACGCTATTCGACCCAGCGGACGCATCACGATGAACGATTACGGCAGCGTCTTGGAATTGATGGCAGCGGACCGGTCGTACTGGCAGTCGGTGGCATTGAAGCGCGCAAGAACACGCTCCGCCTGCTCGATGCGTTCGCGGAACTGGTCAAACATCATCCGCACGCGTGTCTGGTGATCGCGGGCGGTGCAAGCCTGCTCGATCACGACGCTTACGCCCGAGCCTTCATGGATCGCGTGGCGGGGTTCAAGCTGTCGCAAGCGGTGAGCGTTACCGGTCCGCTTGATGACGCCGACATGCCTGCGCTTTTTCGTTGTGCCGATGTCCTCGCCATGGTCTCGCTGCGCGAAGGTTTCGGCCTGGTCGTCCTCGAAGCGCTTGCATGCGGCACGCCGGTCGTGGCGTCGAACATTGCGCCGTTCACCGAATACCTGGACAACTCGCTGTGCTGCTGGGCCACGCCCACCGATCCAGCGTCAATAGCTGACGCGCTCGAACGTGTGATCGATGGCCGGCATCCAACCGACTTCAATCATGCCGTGCCCGCGCTGCTCGATCGCATGAGCTGGCAGGCATCGGCAAGAAAGCACCTCGACATTTACAGCGCCTTGCTTGCAAGCCGCTCTCTTCCAACCCTTTAG
- a CDS encoding MSMEG_0570 family nitrogen starvation response protein has translation MPVMHFLIQWPDNSEENCYSPSQVVSDFFTPGEDYPLQDFVLRAREALNIASERVREKYGFACSAAMDQLAQIEVEAERFLGEPDAKVRVIALV, from the coding sequence ATGCCGGTCATGCATTTTCTAATCCAGTGGCCCGATAACAGCGAAGAAAACTGCTATTCGCCATCGCAAGTGGTCAGCGATTTCTTCACGCCGGGTGAGGATTATCCGCTCCAGGACTTCGTCTTGCGCGCCCGTGAAGCGCTGAACATTGCCTCGGAACGCGTGCGCGAAAAGTACGGCTTTGCATGCTCGGCGGCAATGGACCAGCTCGCGCAGATTGAAGTCGAAGCCGAACGCTTTCTCGGTGAACCGGACGCGAAAGTCCGGGTCATCGCGCTCGTCTGA
- a CDS encoding MSMEG_0567/Sll0786 family nitrogen starvation N-acetyltransferase yields MLADTEDLARLYTPASFTIKWTTLPWEANEAYKLRRAVFCIEQGIFIGDDRDEIDERAQLLVAVSCVGGMPEQVVGTVRIHEGEVGVWTGSRLAVHAAFRRHGKIGATLIKLAVSSAHALGCTTFLAHVQSQNAPLFHALHWTTLSEELMHGRPHHLMQADLAFYPPCATPRSGFTTQHSPARIAS; encoded by the coding sequence ATGCTCGCCGATACCGAAGATCTTGCAAGGCTCTACACCCCCGCTAGCTTCACGATCAAGTGGACCACGCTGCCGTGGGAAGCGAACGAAGCGTATAAGCTGCGGCGGGCGGTGTTCTGCATCGAGCAGGGGATTTTTATCGGCGATGACCGCGATGAAATCGATGAACGCGCGCAACTGCTCGTGGCGGTGAGTTGTGTTGGCGGAATGCCTGAGCAGGTGGTCGGCACGGTGCGCATTCACGAGGGTGAAGTTGGTGTATGGACCGGCTCGCGGCTCGCCGTGCATGCTGCGTTTCGGCGGCATGGCAAGATTGGCGCAACACTGATCAAGCTGGCGGTCAGCAGCGCGCACGCGCTTGGCTGCACGACTTTCCTCGCCCATGTGCAAAGCCAGAACGCGCCGTTGTTTCATGCGCTGCACTGGACCACGCTCTCTGAAGAACTCATGCATGGCCGGCCGCATCATCTGATGCAGGCGGACCTCGCGTTCTACCCGCCTTGTGCGACACCGCGAAGCGGTTTCACCACGCAGCATTCGCCCGCGCGGATCGCGTCATGA
- a CDS encoding sll0787 family AIR synthase-like protein: MTVADLVAALRETRGFRHKTDIAGVMSTLARHLPRGASIDSKAVTIGDDCAAIADGDSHLLFAIEGLVSDFVRDMPWFAGYSSVMVNVSDIYAMGGRPIAVVDALWSDGLGAAEDVLAGMAAASTAYGVPIVGGHSNTRSDQAQLAVAILGRANTLLSSFNARPGDSLMMAVDLRGAFEDPYPFWNASVGAPSARLRADLELLPMLAESGLCDAAKDISMAGTLGTALMLLECSGVGASIDLSRLPAPPAHDRLRWLSAFPSFGFVMSVRKEHTDQVAQLFVERELACAVIGTVDASRKVVLHEGGQSAELWNFDDDAFIVGS; this comes from the coding sequence ATGACGGTGGCCGACCTCGTCGCCGCGTTAAGGGAAACGCGCGGCTTTCGCCACAAGACCGATATCGCGGGCGTGATGTCGACGCTTGCCCGGCATTTGCCGCGTGGCGCTTCCATCGACTCAAAAGCGGTCACCATAGGCGACGACTGCGCGGCCATTGCCGACGGGGACTCTCACCTGCTGTTCGCCATCGAAGGGCTGGTCAGCGACTTCGTGCGCGACATGCCCTGGTTCGCAGGCTACAGCAGCGTGATGGTTAACGTCAGCGATATCTACGCTATGGGCGGCCGCCCGATCGCTGTCGTCGACGCACTCTGGAGCGACGGTCTGGGCGCGGCTGAAGACGTGCTGGCGGGTATGGCGGCGGCATCGACCGCCTACGGCGTGCCGATAGTCGGCGGCCATAGCAATACACGCAGCGATCAGGCTCAACTTGCCGTTGCCATTCTCGGACGCGCGAACACACTGCTGTCCAGTTTCAATGCTCGCCCCGGCGACAGCCTGATGATGGCGGTCGATTTACGTGGCGCGTTTGAAGATCCGTATCCGTTCTGGAATGCATCGGTCGGCGCACCCTCCGCGCGCTTGCGTGCCGACCTTGAGTTGTTGCCGATGCTCGCCGAAAGCGGTCTCTGCGATGCCGCCAAGGACATCAGCATGGCCGGCACGCTCGGCACCGCGCTGATGCTGCTCGAATGCTCCGGCGTGGGCGCCAGCATCGATCTTTCGCGTCTGCCCGCACCGCCTGCACACGATCGTCTGCGCTGGTTAAGCGCGTTTCCCAGCTTCGGCTTCGTGATGTCCGTGCGTAAAGAACACACAGATCAGGTAGCGCAGTTGTTCGTTGAACGTGAGCTGGCGTGCGCGGTGATTGGTACGGTCGATGCCTCGCGCAAAGTGGTGCTGCACGAAGGTGGCCAATCGGCGGAGTTGTGGAACTTCGACGACGACGCGTTCATCGTCGGAAGCTAA
- a CDS encoding PLP-dependent aminotransferase family protein, protein MASLTHHWIRKLTESRKPAYLLIPELIEEDLASGRLRPRDRLPGLRELADELQLNYTTVARAYTEARKRGLLDSRAGSGTFVRGRTATLPLSGGSSVEMTMNMPPEPAELAARLRDSAARLFSATDPYRLLRYQDFGGTADDRAAGTKWLKRRFDDCDEDKVLVCPGIHSALVALVSQLARPGGTICLDTLAYPGIKAIAAQLGVRLQALARDDDGPLAHSFEALCKSDKPSAFYCNPTIQNPSTVTLSSKRREALADVALRYSVPIIEDDAYGMLPVQAPDALAALAPDLTYYVTGFSKSFGAGLRVAYIRAPSARRSQHLAGALRATTVMASPFTVLMATQWVGDGTADLMLDAIRTESAARQELAARVLSHWKFDADPAGFHLWMPIPAECGWNASELALQLRSQGIGAVSAAAFATDGNPPEAIRVCLGGPKNLDECEDALSLIADTVEHPHHLHLPVM, encoded by the coding sequence ATGGCCAGTCTTACTCATCACTGGATCAGGAAGCTGACAGAAAGCCGCAAGCCGGCTTATTTGCTGATTCCCGAGTTAATTGAGGAAGATCTGGCGAGCGGGCGCTTGCGTCCGCGGGATAGACTGCCGGGCCTGCGTGAGCTGGCCGATGAACTGCAGCTCAACTACACGACCGTGGCGCGGGCCTACACGGAAGCGCGCAAAAGAGGGTTGCTCGACTCGCGGGCCGGCAGCGGCACATTCGTACGCGGCCGGACCGCAACGCTGCCGCTGTCCGGCGGCAGTAGTGTCGAGATGACCATGAACATGCCGCCTGAGCCGGCCGAACTCGCCGCACGCTTGCGCGATTCAGCAGCGCGGTTGTTTTCGGCTACGGATCCGTATCGGCTGCTGAGGTATCAGGATTTCGGTGGCACTGCTGACGATCGTGCTGCCGGAACGAAATGGCTGAAGCGTCGTTTCGACGATTGCGATGAAGACAAGGTCCTCGTCTGTCCCGGCATTCACAGCGCGTTGGTGGCGCTCGTATCGCAGCTTGCGCGGCCGGGCGGGACCATTTGCCTCGATACGCTGGCGTATCCGGGCATCAAGGCGATTGCGGCGCAACTTGGCGTGCGTTTGCAGGCGCTGGCACGAGATGACGACGGCCCGCTTGCTCACTCGTTCGAAGCGCTATGCAAGAGTGATAAGCCCAGCGCGTTCTATTGCAATCCTACGATCCAGAATCCGAGCACGGTGACGCTGTCGTCGAAGCGGCGTGAGGCGCTTGCCGATGTCGCGCTAAGGTACAGCGTGCCTATTATCGAAGACGATGCGTATGGCATGTTACCGGTCCAGGCCCCCGATGCGCTGGCTGCATTGGCCCCCGACCTGACTTATTACGTCACGGGGTTCTCCAAGAGTTTTGGCGCTGGTCTGCGCGTTGCTTACATTCGTGCGCCGTCCGCCCGGCGCTCCCAGCATCTTGCCGGAGCGCTGCGCGCGACGACGGTAATGGCTAGCCCCTTTACCGTGCTGATGGCGACGCAGTGGGTCGGCGACGGTACAGCAGACCTCATGCTCGACGCGATTCGTACGGAGTCCGCGGCGCGTCAGGAGCTGGCCGCGCGAGTGTTATCGCACTGGAAGTTCGACGCCGATCCGGCCGGTTTCCATTTGTGGATGCCCATCCCGGCGGAGTGCGGATGGAATGCTTCGGAACTTGCATTGCAGTTGCGTTCGCAAGGGATTGGCGCGGTGTCAGCGGCGGCTTTCGCGACCGATGGCAATCCGCCCGAAGCCATTCGCGTATGCCTTGGCGGCCCGAAGAATCTTGATGAATGCGAAGACGCGCTCAGTCTGATTGCAGACACCGTCGAACATCCTCATCATCTTCATTTGCCCGTGATGTAG
- a CDS encoding MSMEG_0568 family radical SAM protein codes for MTELQSAGLRLADPDAGLSVASRRGGAGPSDHKAVTIDGVTIMVPVHTNTAWHSPFVASAPDAHGSSALLRGSIPIANISFPKAPRFYAMQTFDGVPYSHIATLHGSDVLATTVLQTCIRYESRKKTCKFCAIGQSLAAGRTIARKTPEQLAEVARAAVLLDGVKHMVLTTGTPPTKDRGARILCESAFAIKAAVDLPIQAQCEPPDDDKWFERMRASGIDTLGMHVEVVTPALREQLMPGKASVPISRYMEAFRAAVAVFGRGQVSTYILAGLGDTAEAILSISRELVDLGVYPFVVPFVPISGTPLEDHPAPSPEFMKSVLQPLGAMVSAGGMRSADIKAGCGKCGACSSLSSYEV; via the coding sequence ATGACTGAACTGCAATCGGCGGGCTTGCGTCTCGCCGATCCGGACGCGGGTCTCAGCGTGGCCAGCCGTCGCGGCGGCGCGGGTCCGTCCGATCACAAGGCGGTCACCATCGACGGCGTGACCATCATGGTGCCTGTGCATACGAACACCGCTTGGCACTCGCCGTTCGTGGCATCCGCACCCGACGCCCACGGCAGCAGCGCGTTGTTACGCGGCTCGATCCCCATCGCAAACATCAGCTTCCCGAAGGCGCCGCGTTTCTACGCCATGCAGACCTTCGACGGCGTGCCCTACTCGCACATCGCTACGCTGCATGGTTCGGACGTGCTTGCCACGACCGTGCTGCAAACCTGCATCCGGTACGAAAGCCGCAAGAAGACCTGCAAGTTCTGCGCTATCGGGCAATCGCTTGCGGCCGGCAGGACGATCGCCCGCAAGACGCCCGAGCAATTAGCGGAAGTCGCGCGCGCAGCCGTGTTGCTCGATGGCGTCAAGCATATGGTCCTGACCACCGGCACCCCGCCGACGAAGGATCGTGGTGCGCGGATCCTGTGCGAAAGCGCGTTCGCGATCAAGGCCGCAGTCGACCTGCCGATCCAGGCGCAATGCGAACCACCCGACGACGACAAGTGGTTCGAGCGCATGCGTGCAAGCGGCATCGATACGCTTGGCATGCATGTCGAAGTAGTCACGCCCGCGCTGCGTGAACAGCTCATGCCGGGTAAGGCGAGCGTACCCATCTCGCGCTACATGGAAGCCTTCAGGGCGGCCGTGGCGGTCTTTGGCCGGGGGCAGGTGAGCACCTACATCCTCGCGGGTCTCGGCGACACTGCCGAAGCCATTCTCTCTATCTCGCGCGAGCTGGTGGATCTCGGCGTGTATCCGTTCGTGGTCCCGTTCGTGCCGATCAGCGGCACGCCGCTCGAGGATCATCCCGCACCCTCGCCGGAGTTCATGAAGTCGGTCTTGCAGCCACTCGGCGCGATGGTGTCGGCGGGCGGCATGCGCTCCGCCGATATCAAGGCGGGCTGCGGCAAATGCGGCGCGTGTTCGTCGTTATCATCCTACGAGGTCTGA
- a CDS encoding CDP-diacylglycerol diphosphatase, which translates to MSTAYPMRQVRLLVRLASLTVAALGVSLAHAGNPDALWQIVHNSCEPAARGADVPQKCADVDPSGGFAVLKDINGIAQYLLIPTARIGGVESPDLLLPGSPNYWRAAWEARRFVESKLGQDLPRDELSLAINSTSGRTQNQLHIHIDCLAPDVVRALREQGPKIGTKWTPFPTLLRGHAYRIRRIDDADLASIDPFKLLAPDVAREGQIMADQTLLLAGTAAPDGKPAFFLLNDHVQRDTGDFASSEELQDHTCAVARSK; encoded by the coding sequence GTGTCGACTGCTTACCCTATGCGCCAAGTCCGGCTTCTCGTTCGCTTAGCTTCGCTCACCGTTGCCGCGCTCGGTGTCTCCCTGGCTCACGCAGGCAACCCCGACGCGTTATGGCAGATCGTCCACAACTCCTGCGAGCCCGCCGCGCGCGGCGCGGATGTCCCGCAGAAATGTGCCGATGTCGATCCGTCTGGCGGCTTTGCGGTCCTGAAAGATATTAACGGCATTGCCCAGTATTTGTTGATTCCAACCGCTCGCATCGGCGGTGTTGAAAGCCCCGATCTGCTGCTGCCGGGCTCGCCGAACTATTGGCGCGCAGCGTGGGAAGCACGACGTTTTGTTGAATCGAAGTTAGGTCAGGACCTTCCACGCGACGAACTTTCGCTAGCGATCAACTCGACCAGCGGGCGCACGCAAAACCAGTTGCATATCCATATTGATTGTCTTGCTCCAGATGTGGTTCGCGCACTGCGTGAGCAAGGCCCGAAGATCGGCACTAAATGGACTCCGTTCCCTACGCTGCTGCGGGGGCACGCATACCGCATTCGGCGTATCGATGACGCCGATCTTGCCTCCATTGATCCGTTCAAACTCCTTGCCCCCGACGTGGCCAGAGAAGGCCAGATCATGGCAGACCAGACCTTGCTGCTCGCGGGAACCGCGGCGCCTGACGGCAAGCCAGCATTCTTTCTTCTCAACGATCACGTGCAACGAGATACAGGCGACTTCGCGTCGTCGGAGGAGTTGCAGGACCATACCTGCGCGGTTGCGCGTTCGAAATAG
- a CDS encoding MSMEG_0572/Sll0783 family nitrogen starvation response protein, whose protein sequence is MPAVNIPMHKKGDYLVDYEEKVFEDVKAAPGEKALVTFHTVAFEGSIGFVNLLQATRLLRKGFETSVLLYGPGVTLGLQRGFPTLGDEAFPGHLNFNKQIQKFMEEGGKVYACRFALQALYGQGEASLIEGIKPISPLDVLDIQLLHRKDGALIINTWTV, encoded by the coding sequence ATGCCTGCCGTCAATATCCCGATGCACAAGAAAGGCGATTACCTTGTCGATTATGAAGAGAAGGTGTTTGAAGACGTCAAGGCCGCGCCGGGCGAAAAGGCGCTGGTGACATTCCACACGGTCGCGTTTGAAGGTTCCATCGGCTTCGTCAACTTGCTGCAAGCCACCCGGCTGCTGCGCAAAGGCTTCGAAACCTCGGTGCTGCTGTATGGGCCGGGCGTAACGCTCGGGCTGCAACGCGGCTTTCCGACTCTCGGCGACGAAGCGTTTCCGGGCCATCTGAACTTCAACAAGCAGATCCAGAAGTTCATGGAGGAAGGCGGCAAGGTCTATGCATGCCGCTTTGCGCTGCAAGCGTTGTATGGCCAGGGAGAAGCGTCGCTGATCGAAGGCATCAAGCCAATCAGCCCGCTCGACGTGCTCGACATCCAGTTGCTGCATCGGAAAGACGGCGCGCTGATCATCAACACCTGGACTGTCTGA
- a CDS encoding Nit6803 family nitrilase — MPDKRIVRAAAVQIAPDLARPGGTLEKVLGTIDDAARQGVQLIVFPETFLPYYPYFSFVRAPVASGAEHMRLYDEAVVVPGPVTHAVAERALRHGMVVVLGVNERDHGSLYNAQLIFNTDGELLLKRRKITPTFHERMIWGMGDAAGLKVAETSIGRVGALACWEHYNPLARYALMTQHEEIHCSQFPGSLVGPIFGEQIEVTIRHHALESGCFVINSTGWLTEPQIESITKDPGLQKALRGGCNTAIISPEGQHLAPPLREGEGLVIADLDMSLITKRKRMMDSVGHYARPELLSLAINDRPAVTSAPMNSFSPSTGGLHLERERDLVGREPAIDD; from the coding sequence ATGCCCGACAAGAGAATTGTCCGCGCCGCCGCGGTCCAGATAGCACCGGACCTCGCACGGCCCGGTGGCACCCTCGAGAAAGTCCTCGGAACGATCGACGATGCTGCACGCCAGGGCGTTCAACTCATCGTCTTCCCCGAGACGTTCCTGCCTTACTACCCGTACTTTTCTTTCGTGCGGGCGCCGGTGGCATCGGGTGCCGAACACATGCGTCTCTACGACGAAGCCGTAGTCGTTCCCGGTCCGGTGACGCACGCGGTGGCGGAGCGGGCGCTGCGGCACGGCATGGTCGTCGTGCTCGGCGTGAACGAGCGCGATCACGGCAGCTTATATAACGCACAACTGATCTTTAATACTGACGGCGAGCTGCTGCTCAAACGCCGCAAGATCACGCCGACGTTTCACGAACGGATGATCTGGGGCATGGGCGACGCGGCCGGCCTGAAGGTAGCGGAAACCAGCATCGGCCGAGTGGGTGCGCTCGCATGCTGGGAGCACTACAACCCGCTCGCGCGTTATGCGCTGATGACCCAGCACGAAGAGATTCATTGCAGCCAGTTTCCGGGCTCGCTGGTCGGTCCCATCTTTGGCGAACAGATTGAGGTGACCATCCGGCATCACGCACTGGAATCCGGCTGCTTCGTGATCAATTCCACGGGCTGGCTGACCGAACCGCAGATCGAGTCGATCACGAAAGATCCCGGCCTGCAGAAGGCGCTTCGCGGCGGCTGCAACACGGCGATCATCTCGCCCGAAGGCCAGCACCTGGCCCCGCCGCTGCGCGAGGGCGAAGGATTGGTGATTGCTGACCTGGATATGTCGCTGATCACTAAACGCAAACGCATGATGGATTCGGTTGGCCATTACGCGCGGCCCGAATTGCTGAGCCTCGCGATCAACGACCGGCCGGCAGTCACGTCGGCACCCATGAACAGCTTCTCACCTTCAACCGGGGGATTGCACCTTGAACGCGAACGAGACCTTGTCGGCCGTGAGCCGGCAATTGATGACTGA